In Blastocatellia bacterium, the following are encoded in one genomic region:
- a CDS encoding efflux RND transporter periplasmic adaptor subunit, with protein MSQQKRPFFRQWKDRRNQQWALAVLVLIVLMVSTVLWLRASLPPEEAGGEEHVEAADTHIVTLDVAAQRNIGLKIETAQTKTLVQTIQTTGVVGPNETRVGHIRPLARGRIEKVYVRLGDRVRAGQPLLAYDNIELGELIGDFLKALAVLEQKSTEAEVAKQALERAQNLVELGAVARAEYERRNAEYKNALAAINSQKATIAQVEEKLHRFGLTDADVAHVANLRHADYHREASHSVLRAPFDGVVIKYDVAEGEVVNTDRELLTIADLSTVWVQADVYEKDIASVHKGQDVKIVMDAYPGETFIGTITYVSDVLDPKTRTAKVRCEVRNLQARLKLDMFATIHIPTPIGREAVMIPTSAVQQIDNQSVVFVRLNDTQFQRREVQLGAQSDGWVEVKSGVKAGEAVVTQGSFYVKSALLREQIGGEEGH; from the coding sequence ATGAGTCAGCAAAAGAGACCATTTTTTCGGCAATGGAAAGACCGAAGGAATCAACAGTGGGCGTTGGCTGTTCTCGTCCTGATCGTGCTGATGGTTTCGACCGTGCTCTGGTTGCGCGCCAGCCTGCCCCCTGAAGAGGCAGGCGGTGAGGAACATGTCGAAGCGGCTGATACTCATATCGTGACGCTCGATGTTGCCGCCCAGCGTAATATCGGCTTGAAGATCGAAACGGCGCAGACCAAAACGCTCGTGCAAACGATTCAAACCACCGGCGTCGTCGGCCCGAACGAGACGCGCGTCGGACATATTCGCCCGCTCGCTCGCGGTCGGATTGAGAAAGTCTATGTGCGGCTCGGAGACCGCGTGCGCGCCGGGCAGCCGCTCCTGGCCTACGACAATATCGAATTAGGCGAATTGATCGGCGACTTCTTGAAGGCGTTGGCTGTGCTCGAGCAGAAGAGTACGGAGGCTGAAGTCGCAAAACAGGCGCTCGAACGAGCGCAAAATCTGGTCGAGCTTGGAGCCGTTGCCAGAGCTGAATACGAGCGGCGAAACGCTGAGTACAAGAACGCGCTAGCTGCGATCAACAGCCAGAAAGCAACTATCGCTCAGGTTGAGGAGAAGCTGCATCGCTTCGGGCTGACCGATGCAGATGTAGCGCACGTGGCCAACCTGCGCCACGCAGACTATCACCGCGAAGCGTCGCACAGTGTTTTGCGCGCGCCGTTCGACGGCGTCGTGATTAAGTACGATGTCGCTGAAGGCGAGGTGGTGAACACTGATCGCGAACTGCTCACCATCGCTGACCTTTCAACCGTCTGGGTGCAAGCCGATGTCTATGAGAAAGACATCGCTTCTGTTCACAAGGGTCAGGACGTGAAGATTGTCATGGACGCCTATCCCGGCGAAACGTTCATCGGGACGATCACCTATGTGAGCGACGTTCTCGATCCGAAGACACGCACGGCCAAGGTCCGCTGCGAGGTTCGCAACCTACAAGCTCGCCTGAAACTGGACATGTTCGCCACGATCCACATTCCCACACCGATAGGCCGGGAGGCCGTGATGATTCCCACGTCAGCGGTACAACAGATTGATAACCAGTCGGTGGTCTTCGTCAGACTCAATGACACACAATTTCAACGGCGCGAGGTCCAACTGGGAGCTCAAAGCGATGGCTGGGTTGAGGTCAAAAGCGGCGTGAAAGCCGGCGAGGCTGTGGTGACGCAAGGAAGCTTTTACGTGAAGTCCGCGCTGCTGCGCGAGCAGATCGGCGGAGAGGAGGGGCACTGA
- a CDS encoding DUF302 domain-containing protein, with protein sequence MNAFEKTVTTEKSFDEAVTAIEQKAAEKGFRVLTTHDVAATLAEKGFPREPLKIIEICNAKYASQVLDKDVKISLMLPCPISVYVAGGRTHISTLLPTSIAQFFPHAGIEGLASEVESIVLQIIEEAR encoded by the coding sequence ATGAACGCATTTGAGAAGACAGTCACAACTGAGAAATCGTTTGATGAGGCCGTCACGGCCATCGAGCAGAAGGCAGCCGAGAAGGGATTCCGCGTGCTGACCACACACGATGTGGCGGCGACATTGGCAGAAAAGGGATTCCCACGCGAGCCGCTGAAGATCATCGAAATCTGCAATGCCAAGTACGCGAGCCAGGTGCTCGACAAGGACGTGAAGATTTCGCTGATGTTGCCCTGCCCCATCAGTGTGTATGTCGCCGGCGGTCGGACGCACATCAGCACGTTGCTGCCGACTTCGATTGCACAGTTCTTCCCTCACGCCGGGATTGAAGGTTTGGCGTCGGAGGTAGAAAGCATCGTGCTTCAGATCATTGAAGAAGCGCGGTGA
- a CDS encoding CusA/CzcA family heavy metal efflux RND transporter — MHRIIELSLTYRFLIVVLTLLVIGVGVHNLQRLTIDAVPDITPVQVQILTKAPALGPVEVEQFITYPIEAAMSGLPDLQEIRSVSRYGLSAVTVIFEESVNRYFARQLVNERLQQAVEQIPPQYGRPEMGPLTTGLGEVYHFTVEGDGYSPMELRTILDWQIAFRLRSVPGVVEVNAWGGLAKQYHVVIDPQKLVAYRIPLSKVFEALERNNANAGSGYIEHNQEQYIIRGEALVRNMHDVENVVVDVGADGTPVYVRQLGQVREGAMLRIGAATAHGTGETVIGMVQMLAGENANQVVERVKQKIEQIKPSLPPGVRIVPFYDRADFVSRVIRTVRNNLVEGALLVIAVLFLFLGNVRAGLIVASVIPLSMLMAFTGMRTAHVSANLMSLGAIDFGLIVDAAVIVVENCMRRLAERAQALGRMLTPTERIEVIRNACVEVRRASQFGEMIIIAAYIPILSLVGIEGKMFKPMAYTVVFALIGALILAMTLMPVLVSFFMTRQVSEKETFLMRAMRHVYAPTLQRVISHPRITVAVAVATFLTSLALVPWLGREFIPRLDEGDITLHAWRLPSVALSESVASTMRIERVLSQFPEVIKVVSRTGSPEVATDVMGIELSDVFVILKPRSQWTTAGTKEELIEKMNEALARQVPGSGFGFTQPIEMRFNELIAGVRSDIAVKVFGEDLDVLKAKADEIVRVLSRVPGAADVKAEQIAGLPMIRIVVDRERIARYGINAADVLDVIQAARVGKVVSTIFEGQRRFDLIVRLPEAVAADTQALANIPVADSQGRLIPLAQLADIRLNSGPAQVSREDIQRRIVVECNVRGRDLGSFIAEAQQRIGNQVSLPAGYYLEWGGQFENLQRATQRLAVIVPLTLLVIFVILYMAFGSVRLALLIYLNVPMALTGGIFALMVRGMPFSISAGIGFIALFGVAVLNGIVMVTFISQLREQGLSLDDAIVQGALARLRPVLMTALVASLGFAPMALSTSAGAEVQRPLATVVIGGLITSTLLTLLVLPTIYRWFEKKQVG; from the coding sequence ATGCATCGCATCATCGAACTCTCACTGACGTATCGCTTCCTGATCGTTGTGCTCACACTGCTGGTCATCGGCGTCGGCGTCCACAACTTGCAACGGCTGACCATTGACGCGGTCCCTGACATCACGCCTGTGCAGGTGCAGATACTCACCAAAGCGCCCGCGCTGGGACCGGTGGAGGTGGAACAGTTCATCACCTATCCCATTGAGGCGGCCATGAGCGGATTGCCTGACCTGCAAGAGATTCGCTCGGTTTCGCGCTATGGCCTGTCCGCCGTCACGGTGATCTTCGAGGAGAGCGTCAACCGGTACTTTGCGCGGCAGTTGGTCAACGAGCGCCTCCAACAAGCTGTCGAGCAAATCCCGCCACAATACGGGCGACCGGAAATGGGTCCGCTCACAACGGGGTTGGGAGAAGTCTACCACTTCACCGTCGAAGGCGACGGCTACAGCCCGATGGAGCTGCGCACGATCCTGGACTGGCAGATTGCGTTCCGCCTCCGCTCCGTGCCGGGTGTGGTTGAAGTCAACGCATGGGGCGGACTGGCCAAGCAGTATCATGTGGTCATTGACCCACAGAAACTCGTCGCCTACCGCATCCCTCTCAGTAAGGTCTTTGAAGCCCTGGAACGCAACAACGCCAACGCCGGCAGTGGTTACATCGAGCACAACCAAGAGCAGTATATCATTCGCGGCGAAGCGCTCGTTCGTAACATGCACGATGTGGAAAACGTCGTGGTGGACGTCGGCGCCGATGGGACACCTGTTTACGTGCGCCAGCTTGGCCAGGTGCGCGAAGGCGCGATGCTCCGCATCGGCGCGGCGACGGCTCACGGGACAGGGGAGACCGTCATCGGCATGGTCCAAATGCTCGCCGGCGAGAATGCCAACCAGGTGGTCGAGCGCGTCAAGCAGAAGATTGAGCAGATCAAACCGTCGCTGCCCCCAGGGGTGCGCATTGTGCCGTTCTATGACCGGGCGGATTTCGTCAGCCGCGTCATTCGCACCGTCCGCAACAACCTGGTTGAAGGCGCATTGCTGGTCATTGCTGTGCTCTTTCTTTTTCTGGGGAATGTCCGCGCCGGGCTGATTGTGGCCTCCGTCATCCCTCTCTCGATGCTCATGGCCTTCACCGGCATGCGCACAGCTCACGTCTCGGCAAATCTGATGAGCCTCGGTGCCATTGACTTCGGGTTGATCGTAGATGCAGCAGTCATCGTTGTGGAAAACTGCATGCGACGATTGGCCGAACGGGCCCAAGCACTCGGACGGATGCTGACGCCAACGGAGCGGATCGAAGTCATTCGCAACGCCTGCGTGGAAGTGCGCCGTGCTAGTCAGTTCGGGGAGATGATCATCATTGCCGCTTATATTCCGATCCTGTCGTTGGTGGGCATCGAAGGCAAGATGTTCAAGCCGATGGCCTATACGGTGGTATTCGCGCTGATCGGGGCGCTCATTCTCGCCATGACGCTGATGCCGGTGCTCGTCTCGTTTTTCATGACCAGGCAGGTGAGTGAAAAAGAGACCTTTTTGATGCGGGCGATGCGCCATGTGTACGCGCCGACACTACAGCGGGTCATCTCACATCCGAGGATCACCGTGGCCGTGGCCGTCGCGACTTTTCTGACAAGTCTTGCGCTCGTTCCGTGGCTTGGCCGGGAGTTCATTCCCCGGCTGGATGAGGGAGACATTACGTTGCATGCTTGGCGGTTGCCGAGCGTGGCTTTGAGTGAATCGGTCGCTTCGACGATGCGCATCGAGCGGGTGCTCAGCCAGTTCCCCGAAGTGATCAAAGTCGTCTCCCGCACAGGGAGCCCAGAAGTAGCCACAGACGTGATGGGCATCGAGCTGTCGGACGTCTTCGTCATCCTGAAGCCCCGCAGCCAGTGGACGACAGCCGGGACCAAAGAGGAACTCATCGAAAAGATGAACGAGGCGCTGGCGCGCCAGGTGCCCGGCTCCGGCTTCGGCTTCACGCAGCCGATTGAAATGCGCTTCAATGAATTGATCGCGGGCGTGCGTTCCGACATCGCTGTGAAAGTCTTCGGCGAAGACCTCGACGTGCTCAAAGCGAAAGCCGATGAGATTGTCCGCGTCCTGAGCCGCGTGCCTGGCGCGGCCGATGTGAAGGCAGAACAGATTGCTGGATTGCCAATGATCCGCATCGTGGTGGATCGCGAGCGGATTGCGCGGTATGGGATCAATGCGGCGGATGTGTTGGATGTGATTCAAGCGGCTCGCGTGGGCAAAGTGGTGAGCACTATTTTTGAAGGGCAGCGACGCTTTGATCTGATCGTGCGGCTGCCGGAGGCGGTGGCCGCAGATACGCAGGCGCTGGCCAACATTCCGGTGGCTGATTCACAGGGGCGATTGATCCCCTTGGCGCAACTGGCCGACATCCGACTCAATAGCGGCCCAGCTCAGGTGAGCCGTGAAGACATTCAACGCCGCATCGTGGTCGAGTGCAATGTGCGAGGCCGAGACCTGGGCAGTTTCATCGCCGAGGCGCAGCAGCGCATCGGCAATCAGGTGAGCCTGCCTGCCGGATACTATCTGGAGTGGGGCGGCCAGTTTGAGAATCTCCAACGGGCGACGCAGCGGCTGGCCGTGATAGTGCCGCTCACGCTCTTGGTGATCTTCGTCATTCTCTACATGGCTTTTGGCTCTGTCCGTCTGGCTCTGCTCATTTATCTGAATGTGCCGATGGCACTGACGGGCGGCATCTTTGCTCTTATGGTGCGAGGCATGCCTTTTAGCATCTCGGCAGGCATCGGTTTCATTGCTCTGTTTGGCGTGGCTGTGCTCAACGGCATCGTCATGGTGACGTTCATCAGTCAACTCCGCGAGCAGGGTCTGTCGCTTGATGACGCCATTGTGCAAGGCGCTCTCGCTCGTTTGCGCCCTGTGCTCATGACGGCGCTCGTGGCGAGTCTCGGATTTGCTCCGATGGCGCTTTCTACCAGCGCCGGGGCCGAAGTGCAACGTCCACTGGCCACGGTCGTCATCGGCGGCCTCATCACCTCCACCTTGCTCACGCTGCTGGTTCTCCCCACAATTTATCGTTGGTTTGAGAAGAAGCAGGTCGGGTAG
- a CDS encoding metalloregulator ArsR/SmtB family transcription factor, producing the protein MNEYIEIFKALGDETRLRIMHLLMAAENGLCVCELVDSLEVPQYNVSKHLKVLKQAGLITERKEGRWVYYLLPDADEPFMQALFDTLALIPRTLVARDERELKKRLRLRVGGKCLIGIQKERLLPGRTAKRVR; encoded by the coding sequence ATGAACGAGTATATCGAAATTTTTAAGGCCCTGGGCGATGAAACGCGGCTGCGCATCATGCACCTACTGATGGCCGCTGAGAATGGGCTGTGTGTCTGCGAACTGGTTGATTCGCTGGAAGTGCCCCAGTACAACGTTTCCAAGCATTTGAAGGTGTTGAAGCAGGCGGGACTCATCACCGAGCGGAAGGAGGGCCGTTGGGTCTATTACTTGTTACCTGATGCTGATGAGCCATTCATGCAAGCCCTCTTTGACACCCTCGCGTTAATCCCAAGAACTCTGGTAGCGAGGGACGAGCGAGAGCTGAAGAAGCGCCTGCGCCTTCGCGTCGGCGGGAAATGCCTTATCGGGATACAAAAGGAGAGGTTGCTGCCAGGTAGGACGGCCAAGAGAGTGCGGTAG